AATTCAGCTTAAAACCTAGCCTGTGTCAAGCTCCAAGCCGtgattttctcatttcaagccaAGCCGAGATGTGTTTAATAAGTAGGCTCTAACCACAGCTACAAAtacgagatatatatatatatatataattctcatCTTTTAATAAACTAGCTAGGgtttataaaaaactaattaaatgaaaataagtcAATCATGTTAATGAATACTCCAAAATATTCTTCAGTatagaaaagaataataaaatttatatagacTAACATTTATCCATGTTATTAAAGAGTACTTAGCTAAAcagtaattattataaatttaaaaattaacttggtaaTCAAGGAGTTTTTCTtagaagagaaaatatataggttaaaacaattaaaaaaatattaaaaaaaaaataatttaatttttttaagctaagtatatttttaaaacgaactcaaatataattatatatataaaaaaaacaggaaatggCAATTaccctttaaaaataatttgtctgTTTCGTAGCAGTGCCCGAAAATCGATAGAAACCTAACAACTGCCACCCACATTCTCCCTAGTCAACAAAAGCCTCCTGGCTGGTCTCAGTAATGACCTTGCTATTTTTCGCTCTTGTGTCTGCCCGCGTGTGCGGTCCAGATCATCTCAGACCACCTCCCTTGTAGTAGTAAGCCTAACTGTGCCTGACACGTGGAAATAACCCACAAGAGAACTCTTTGCACTCAAAAGGGAGCTAGACCGCCACCATTAATTCTTGACCAAACAACAAACAACTCTCCCCGTATCCTCataaatgttgttttagtttttttttaaaaaaaaacataaaatgatattattttaaaaaatttaaaaatattatcaaaccaATTTTGATTATATCAATCATATTAACTCTAGATTTTTCTTTGACAATCAATATAGGAATAGGATCCTAACTCAATTCATTTAGCTGGGTTATGTTTCTTGTAAtgtgtgtttggaagtgtggttttagttatattttaaagtgttttttatccagaattatattaaaatatttttttttattttttaaaagttatttttaacatcagcgcattaaaatatctaaaaatatcaaaaatatatattttaaaacaaaaaaaataaaaaaaatttaaatttttttaaaaatatttttaaacaaataggGCAggcctagtaaaaaaaatagacagaaACCAAACACCTGCCACCTATATTCTTTGTTAAACAAAGATATTGTTGGATAttgtaattcaattttatttttattttgttttgaattttttagttttaaattaaccaattatttttttctaatttgaattgttttatgtactgatataaaaaaaaattaaaaaaaaattattttaatatattttttaaaaaataactcttgCAGCACTCCTGAAAAACCGAAAAATCTACCTGGCTGGCCTTTAGTAATGACATTGCTGTTGTCGGCTCCTGAGTCTTACCCGCGTGTACGGTCCAGATCCCCTCAGACCACCTTCCACGTTGCTGCAAGCCTAACTGTGTCTGACACGTGGAAATAAAAAACTCTTTGCACTCAAAAGGGAGTAGACCGCCACCAATTAATTCATGACCAGACAACAAACAACTCTTCCCATGAACTCGTAAACTTGTTCacaattatctttatttatttttagttggttGAGAAGTGAGTtggttgttattattattattattatttaagatttgAAAGAGACAAGatcaaaagatttaaaaaaaaaatattctagtttgaaataaaattattaaattcaacatgtttctaaaatgatctaaaatattaaattactagCCAAAGCAAGTTaacttttgataaatttaaaataatattattttaatttttttttaattaaattaagttttgatttgGTTAATTTAGTTATGAGTTAActcatttgaatttattttttttaaactcaggTTAAGTTCTAGACTAGTTCAATAGATTACCGGGTTGATACAAACCAGACTAAATTTAGTGTCTATTTAAGAGTATGGTAGAGATTAtatttcaaagtacttttcacttagaaatatattaaaataattttttttatttttttaaatttatttttaacatcaacatatcaaaacaattataaaaattaaaaaattaatttaaaacaaaacaaaattaaaaaaattaaaaaaatagctaaacATTCATCTCAACTCCAAACATACCTTTACACGACGGGGTTaaaattaattggattaaaaagagtattagttttaaaaatgcGGCGAATCTAACGGTCAAAAGACCAATGAAGTTGCTTGATCTTTAACGCCTCTCATGCGTATATAAATGCACTTGCCCAGCTACTATATATTTATGTGCTGACTGCTTACCAGCAGTATTGctctctcaagtctcaactCAAAAAAACTACGGCAAGCCCAAAATATATCAAGACAAGAACACCATGgtttacttttgttttcttgttgatCAGACTCGGAAAGTGAGAAGAAGCAAGCCGGCAGCTGGTACTTGTTCAAGGTGTGGTGGCGGAGCAAGTGTAGCTGACATGAAAACCTGCACAAGATTTTGCTATGTGCCATTTTACTCGAGATCTTGGAGAGCTATCATGTGTACTTTCTGTGGAGCTATTCTCAAATCTTACCACTGAATTACTGTTCTTCATTCCTTTAGCTAGTTAGCTTTGGAGGACTTCAGCATGGTTTTTTCCCCTTTGCtctaagtttatatatatattaattaacaccatatatatatatggtgttaattaaataagttttggATGCCTTGAAGCTACTTATAAAAACATGCTTGAACCTCTAGTTTTACACGTTGTTATTCtatttcttaacctttttttatgagaaatctGGGGTGGGAAATTGTAGAGAGCAGTGTTGTTCATcgagaaaaaatcaagaaggaaACTGTAGAGAGCTAGAGTCCTCAAAGGGAGATAGATGCTCAATGTTCTTTCTTGTTTGCAGCATAGAAAAGGGGGGAATACGTCAATGGTTTTGGGTTTGGAATCCTGCAGTTTGTGCAGGGAGTGTGATAAATTCACAGACGGGCAGCTTTAATCAGGAGGATGGACAGTAATGGCTCATCATCAAGAGGAGAGGACATGGAAGGTGGAGTTCTGTAGGTGATGCCAATAACTGAATACGTACGGTCTAACTTTTActattaaaattgtattttttttttattaacatacgTTGTCTGGTTCGCATAATTATAttaatgcatgcatgcatggagTCTTTTTCAGAAATAAGTGAAATAATAAGAGTACTAGTCTAGGTGAACCATTTAATGACCTAATAGAGGGTAGCAATTTTACACgtagttttaaaaatcaatccgGTAGTTGAGGGAAGATTTTTATAACGGGTTCAAGGTTTATCcaggttaataaaaataattaaaaattaaaaattaaaataatattatttcattaaaaaaatagttgatagTCGGGTTTTGACCagatcaattatatattttgtgtcGACGTGTCAGGCCAATCTGGGtattaaaactatgatttaatTTACGCACCAGATAATTTTCTGTCTAGGCTAGCTGCATGCTCCAATCTTCtagcaatgatttttttttcttgacattgAACTTACTTTCTTTGAACCTTTTAATCAAGAAAATGCAGAAGTGTAAACTTCTACGAATACAAAGTATGATCATGAAAGGGCAGGAAGATGAAAACTCATGGgattttccttctgtttttgTTGCTGAGGGAATCAAGGGATGGATATAGACAGCCGTGCCTGGGAAGTTGTTGAATGATGAGATGCATGTGAAATGCCAGCAAGAAATTAAAGGGGTGTTTGGTTTCCCTTTCATCATCATCTACAGATATTATCACTCTCAGTGCATTTTGTCTGTCTCAGCTTAATGAGTGAAGAAAGTTATGAGAAAGGACAACTGGGTGTAATAAATTATGAGAATTAATTCCATTAGATTACAGCTTtctgtatttattttgtttcagaaGTCCTTTTCATAGCCCAGCTTGTAATAAGCTTTCAATTTTGCTACCTAGCGTTTTAAATTGTGGTtcaataataatgaaaacattaaaaatagtgtttttttttattattatttcaatcatGCATGGTTTAAAATCGTGGCATGACCATATAGATAAGGGGGGTGTTTGAGAATGTTATAtatgattgttgtttttaaaaatattttttacttagaaattaatacatcaaaataatattttttttattttttaaaaattattttttacatattagaatatcaaaatgatctaaaaacatcaaaaaaaattaatttaaaataaaaaaataaaataaaaaacaaacggaATCTTAGGATCACACTTTAAGAATATTTCATAAAAgggtatttattaaaaattattcaatgtttttaataaaaaacaaacgggATCTTAATTAATCacgatatttcttttttatttagaatttgtgggaatatttaaaaatattaatatataaaataacatttatttaatgtttttaaaaaagtcattggtttttatttaaatatttgatttttttcaaaaacaaatctatGGTAGATAAAAGTTAATGAATgcattcatatatataatgttttaatCCTAGCTTTTTCCTTCATAAAATTGGAGCAATACAGGGGAAATTGGCATGATTAGTTTTGACCAATAATTGCATGAACAAATCTAGAAATTAATGAtctaaacaaattttaattcattaaaaataacatctatTGCTTGCATATTTGCAGAAATTATATAACCTTGGATGTCTAGGCCCATAGTATCTTGGTAGAAATCAAGATATCAAGAACAATAATTCAAAGTTTCATTAATGGTTGAAAATATGtgataatcttaattttaatttgaaaaacacatcaagtcatcaatttattatacaattttttatccttatgaGAAGATCAACGTCCACTTCTTTATTTCTTAACCTATCATAATATCATATGAACAAGAAAAGGATAGGAAAACAGGGGGGGTGTCTCAAAATAACAGATTCAAATTAATGGCCCAAGAGTAGCCCATCCCATGTAAATAAGAAGGCTTAGCTCACCAAATCCATATAAAAAATcccaacaaaaaccaaaaccctagCACCTTCCAACTAGGGTTTAAGAGGCAAACCTTTCTCCCAAACAACAGAAATCCCAGTTctcacaaacacaaaaaaaggaaaacagtatatatatattatcaatagATTTTCCACTGTTTCAGTTATGAAATTTCACTGCACCATAAACTCTTCTCTCCAAAAATCCAATCTTAAAAATGGTGGGGTTTGTATCTGAACCCTCcaccattaaagaagaagaagaagaaagcaaccAAGTTTCAAAAGCTAGAAACTTGGAAGACCCAATTGACCCTTTTGATCAAAAGCTCACAAATTTTGCtgattcttttcttgattttgattctATAGAGGAGTTTTTTGAAGGCCCAGAAAGGTTTAGTTTAGATTTTGAGAAGAGAATGGAGATGGATGATAAAGGGCTTGTTGTTAAGGACCTGGTTGTTAATGTTTCTGATTCAGTTTTCGAAGAAAAGAACGGAATTGTTGATGGGTCTGATCTGGGGGGTTTGGTGAAGGTGAAGGAAGAAAGAGTGGAGCTTGAAAGAGGAGGGAGTTTGGGGTGTTCTATTGAGGAGGAGATGGGAAGGGTTAGTTTGGTTGCTGAACTGAGTTTAGTTGTGGTTGATGGGGGTGCAAAAGTTGTGGGTGATGAGGCAGAGATAGGTAATGGTGGTTTGATGAAtgggtcaggttcagatattgGTGACGGTAGTGGTGTGAATGGTAAAATAGTGAGTGATGAAGAGGAGAGCGAAAGTGAAAGCGAGTCTGAATCGGAGAGTGAAAGCAGTTCATCTTCTAGTagcagtgatgatgatgatggtgaacAAGAAGAGGAGAGTGATcaggaagaggaggagaagaaggtgGAAGTTAGAATGGAAGTAAATAAAAGGTTAGATGGTTTGGGTGACATGGAAGAAGGTGAGATAAGGGATGCTGATGGAGAGGAAATGGTTGCTGGGAATGATAGTGAGGATGAGggtgaggaggaggaggaggaggtggtggaggaggaggaggacgaTGGATACAAGATGGTTGAGTGGAGTGATGTTGATGAGGAGGAGGATGCTGCTACGGGAGAGCCTATTAGGTCGAAGAACGAGGTTCAGGTAAATTTTTGCTGCTTTTGCTGCTATTTTATGTGTGAATCAGTTTTTTCTTATTGTACATTGTTTAATGTCCAAGGCATTGGAATTATTAGTTCTTGCTTTGTCATTGATCATGTGAGTACGATCTATGGAGTTAAATATAGAAATGCAAGGTGTTTTTATACACATTCTTTCTGGCAAGTAAATGTTAGGGCAATTTATTGTGTTACATGGCATAGTCTAGCGGTGTATTGTTTCTTCACTTTCCAGAAGATGAAGGTTTAGCAGCTTAACATGAATActgtttgaaaacaaattttttgttGTAGTTACTGGTGCTCCAGCCCAATTAACTTAAGGTTTATGTAAGAATACAATTAGAggactgtgaaaaaaaaaataacaataaaaactaaaaagtctTCGTTCCTTCTCTATTTGATATAGTCACTGATTTTTATGGTTCTTCATTAACAGGTTAATTGCTTTGATAATGATAATGCAATTTACTATTAATGTTAGTTTAAGAATAGGAATTTTTGACTTGGCTCCTCTGTGTGTGACTTTCTATGGACCCAGAATAAGGCTATACTGTTATACCCATTGATGGCAAGTATGCAGAGCATGACTTCTTCTTTGTATTCCTGAGTTAGGTTGCAGATCAAAATTTGATCCAGTGGCTCACTATTCAGGCGtttcaatgttttgtttttatgtcaTATTGCTAATCAAATAAACTTGTGCCAAATCTGCAGTTTCTCTCTCCTGTTCCTCCTGTTCATGCTTCATTGGAACTTCATCATCAGATGCTACCTGTTGGAGTTGTTTTGTCGGTAAGCCCATCTGAAGCCAAGTGCAGATCATTTTTATTGAAGTTTAGATGTCTTAAATCTAACACCAATATATGTAAATCACACAGAAATGTTTGCTTTCTCTGTCAATTTAAGCTCTAGGTTGACTTTAGATTGGTAAGAGCTGTATCAGTATAtcttttattcttgatttttcaggCTATAGGTCCCCAGGTTATAGTACAAGGGGTGGAAAAGCACAATCCCTTGAATGAGGGTTCTATCCTGTGGATAACTGAAAAGAGATCCCCGTTGGGGTTGGTAGATGAGATTTTTGGACCTGTCAAAAACCCATACTACGTGGTGAGATACAATTCAGAAAGTGAAGTCCCTTCTGGGGTCCTTAATGGTACTTTGATATCTTTTGTTCCTGAGTTTGCCAATCATGTGCTCAATGTCAAGA
This window of the Populus trichocarpa isolate Nisqually-1 chromosome 13, P.trichocarpa_v4.1, whole genome shotgun sequence genome carries:
- the LOC7494426 gene encoding uncharacterized protein LOC7494426, encoding MVYFCFLVDQTRKVRRSKPAAGTCSRCGGGASVADMKTCTRFCYVPFYSRSWRAIMCTFCGAILKSYH
- the LOC7497394 gene encoding H/ACA ribonucleoprotein complex non-core subunit NAF1 yields the protein MVGFVSEPSTIKEEEEESNQVSKARNLEDPIDPFDQKLTNFADSFLDFDSIEEFFEGPERFSLDFEKRMEMDDKGLVVKDLVVNVSDSVFEEKNGIVDGSDLGGLVKVKEERVELERGGSLGCSIEEEMGRVSLVAELSLVVVDGGAKVVGDEAEIGNGGLMNGSGSDIGDGSGVNGKIVSDEEESESESESESESESSSSSSSSDDDDGEQEEESDQEEEEKKVEVRMEVNKRLDGLGDMEEGEIRDADGEEMVAGNDSEDEGEEEEEEVVEEEEDDGYKMVEWSDVDEEEDAATGEPIRSKNEVQFLSPVPPVHASLELHHQMLPVGVVLSAIGPQVIVQGVEKHNPLNEGSILWITEKRSPLGLVDEIFGPVKNPYYVVRYNSESEVPSGVLNGTLISFVPEFANHVLNVKNLHKKGYDASGEYDEELTNETEFSDDEKEAEHKRMLKMSKRGVSDEKSGKNKNNRRKVKNRGGGWKNNKPFGEQMPTGVDQLPPDQNLRNDSAVGTSLAPVPQTTGVYAPSNGVWTSMVPSQQPQALAIRGGFPSNNMPWPVQSQLQHPYQIPMANGMPIQQQFNPGQRSLPNALFAGGQPNFFAGPAYPPPWPVVGGHYFNQAAFGTGFQVQPNPPAMNVVDQGMISTGPPLVHNCSFQPPAIPPGNIQAPQQFNAGASSSHGRKPYRRGGGRFSGGRGRQPPN